From the Marivivens sp. LCG002 genome, the window TCGAACGAGACCGCACAGATCGTTTGATAGTCTTCCCAGTAAACCAACGGTCCATGTTCCCGCGCGCTGTCGTAAAACGCATAGGGGTTTTGGACAAAGTCCGGATCGGTCGGGGACTGTTTGATCGATTTCATGTGCGCAAGGTGGCAGCAGGCTCTGGTATTTGCAACGGGCTCTTTGCTATCCTGTCCTCAATGAAAAGATATCTGGTCCAACGTCTCGTCGTGATTTTGCTCTTTCTCTCGGCGGTGGCCGTAGGGTCAAGAGCGGTGTGGAACTATGGCTTCGACTCGGCGCTGGACCAGCTTGCCAGTCGCGGTCGATCCGACCTCGCGCTTGCGGGGGATCGTCTGACGTCCGAACTCCAGTCCTCGCGCGAATTGGCGGTGTTCGTCGCCGCGCACCCGATGGTCAAAGGGCTGCTCTACGGTTCCCAGACCCGTGAAGCCACGAACAGGGTTCTACAAGAGATCGCCGACAAAGCAGGTTTGATGGACCTTGTCGTGGTCACGCCCGATGGCGAAACCTTGGCCCATGCGCGCGAGCTTCCCCCTGAGGATCATGCCTCGCGCGAGGATTTCGTGCGGGCGATGGACGGTGCTTTGGGGGTCTCCCACGCCATGAGCAAACTCTACGGGCGGCGGATATTTCGCTTTGCTGCGCCCGTTTTCGGCGCGCAGGGGCCCGTTCTTGGAGCCGTCGTTGCGATTACCGATGTCGAGGCCGTCGAGGCCGCATGGCGCGGGGACAGGCCGACCGTGTTCTTCACCGACGAATACGGCGTGATTTTCGTTTCGAACCGCTCCGAGCTTTTATTCCGCGCGCGAGAGGGCACCTCGAGCGATCAAGTGCCGAGTGATGTCTATGAGACGGTCCGTGTGACGCCCTTTGTCGACTATGTCAGGCAGGATCGGGCCGGCTATGATCTTTGGGGCGTGGACGGTGGGAGGTATCTTCCATCCCAAGCGCTCCACTTCGAGAAGCTCTTGCCGACAATCGGACTTCGGGTCGAGGCGTTGCTCGATGTCGCGCCCGCACGCCAGCTTGCCTTTCTTCAGGCGGCGATCACGGCGGCGCTTTGCCTTGCTTTTGGTGCGCTCCTCTTTCTTGCGACCGAGAGACGGCGGACGCTTTCGCGTCTCAACCAAAGCCTCGAAGCGCGTGTCGAACGGCGCACAGAAGAGCTTCAGGCGGCGAACGAGTCGCTTCGTCGCGAGGTGGCCGAACGCATCGCCGCCGAGGCGCGGCTCAAGCAGATGCAGGCGGAATTGGTCCAAGCCGGAAAACTCTCCGCTTTGGGTCAGATGTCGGCGGGTATCAGTCACGAGCTGAACCAACCGCTTATGGCAATCCGCTCCTTTGCCGAAAATGCCGAGACTTTCCTCGAGCGTGGTAAGGTCGACGTTGCCGCCCAGAACCTCGGACGTATCTCCGAACTCGCGCGGCGCATGGGACGGATCATCCGCAATTTGCGCGCCTTTGCCAAACAAGAGGACGAACCTCTGACCGATGTCGATGTGAACGGGGTGATCGAGGCCTGTTTCGAGATAATCGCGAGCAAAGCCCAACATGAAGGTGTCGCGCTCTTCTGGGAGGCACAGGCGGGTCTCCCGAAGGTCCGTGCGGGCGAAGTGCGTCTTCAGCAAGTGGTTCTCAACCTGATTTCGAACGCGATCGACGCAATGGAAGGCCTTGGCGACAAACGCGTCGAGGTTATGACCCAAGACCTCGGCAAGCGTGTTGCCGTTTCAGTGCGCGACCATGGTCCGGGGATTGCCGAACCCGAAAAGATATTCGATCCCTTCTATTCGACGAAAAAGATCGGCGCAGCCGAGGGTATGGGGCTTGGGCTCTCGATCAGCTATGGTCTCGTCCAGAGTTTCGGCGGCGCGATTCAGGGCCGCAACCACCCAGAAGGGGGAGCGGTCTTTACCATCGAATTGACCGCATCCCAAATGCAGGAGAACGCATGACCCGCAAGGTTTTGATGGTCGATGATGATCGTGAAGTCCGCGAGGCTTTGGGCCAGACGCTTGAACTTGCCGACCTTGATCCCATCCTTGCGGGTTCGTTCGTCGAGGCAAAGGACCACATCGTTGCGGGCTTTGACGGGATCATCGTGACAGATATCCGCATGCCGGGGCGGGACGGGTTCCATCTTTTGTCCTATACCCATAGCGTCGATCCCGAACTTCCCGTCATCCTTTTGACGGGGGAAGGGGATATTCCCATGGCGGTCAAAGGAATATCGAGCGGCGCCTTCGGCTTCCTTGAAAAACCCTGCGCACCCAAGGACTTTCTCGCTGTTGTAGAAAAGGCATTGCGCACCCGCGCATTGGTTCAGGAAAATCGCCGCCTCAAACGCGAGGCCGAAACAGGGGACGCGGCTGCCCGTATGTTGCGGGGAAGATCCGAGCTTTCACGGAAAATGCGATCGGATGCCCGAGCGGTGGCCCGTACGAGCGCCGACGTGCTCATCACGGGCGAGCCCGGGGTCGGCACTGCAAAAATGGCCGAGGTGGTGCATTTTCTCTCTGCAGGGTCCAACGCGCCTTTCCTCAAATTCAGCGCCTCCACGTTTGGCGGTGAAACCATGGATCGTGCCTTTGAAGCGGCGATCGGTGGCTCCCTCTTTCTGGACGAAGTGGCGCGAATGACTCCCTCCGCGCAATTCTCGCTTCTTGAAGCGATGGAAAGGCCAAGCCGTCCGCGCGTTATTGCGGGCACCTATGCCGATCTGGGCCAAGAGGTGAAAGAAGGACGGTTCTCGCCTGATCTCTTCTATATCCTTCAAGCAGCGACGATCCGAATTCCACCGCTGCGGGAGCGGCCCGAAGATATCCCCGAGCTGTTCAAGCACTATGTCGACATTGCCTGCGAGCAGTCCGATTTGCCGACGCCCGAAATCACGCCAGAGGTTCTCTCGCGCCTCATGGCACAAGATTGGCCCGGCAATGCGCGCTCGCTGATGAATGCGGCCATGCGCTTTGCCATGGGGCTTAGCGAGATCGGTGACCAGCAGCCCGAAGAACTTGGCCTTGCCGAACAGATGGCACAAGTGGAGCGGAGCCTGTTGATTGCGGCGCTTCAGCGTCACGGCGGCAATGCGACCGAAGCGGCCAGAGGCCTGAAGCTCCCGCGCAAGACCTTCTACGACAAGCTGGTGCGCCACGGAATCAAAGCCGAGATTTATCGGGATTGAGTCGGGCTGTGCGGAAATCCGCACAGTTATCGCAAACCGATGTGCGGATTTTCGCCACCCATCAAGAACTTTTGCGACGTTGCCGGGGCGGTTGGCTGTTAAGTATCTGAATGTAATTATAATTCACTCCCTCTCACGTAGAGTTGAATTTTTGCTTGTCGGAGTCTTCTCCTGCCTCTTTTGTGATCCCAGTCATCCATTTCGGGTGCAAATTAAGTTTCTTTGGGAGGAAACCATGAAATTCTTTAAGCTCGCAGCTTCCGCTGCTGCTCTTGCTGTTGCTGCTTCGGGCGCTTTTGCCGACACCGCTGGCTGTGACGAAGGCGAAATCGTCGTAAAGTTCAGCCACGTTACCAACAGCGACAAGCACCCCAAGGGCATCGCTGCCAACCTTCTGATGGAGCGCGTGAACGCCGAGATGGACGGCACCATGTGCATGGAAGTGTTCCCGAACTCGACCCTCTACACCGACGAACAGGTTATCGAAGCAATGCTTCGCGGTGACGTGCAGATGGCTGCTCCGTCGCTGTCGCTCTTTGAATCGATCACCAAGTCGTTCCGTCTGTTCGACCTTCCGTTCCTGTTCAAGTCGATCGAAGCTGTCGACGCGTTCCAGGCTTCGGAAACCGGTATGGCTATGCTCGACTCGATGCAGCGCCGCGGCGTTCAGGGTCTGGGCTACTGGCACAACGGCATGAAGCAGATGTCGGCCAACAAGCCGCTGATCACGCCTGCTGACGCTGCCGGCCTCAAGTTCCGCGTCCAGCCTTCGGACGTTCTGGTTGCCCAGATGGAAGCACTGGGTGCTTCGCCGCAGCCGATGGCCTTCTCGGAAGTTTACGGCGCACTGCAAACCGGCGTTGTCGACGGTCAGGAGAACACCTGGTCGAACATCTACGGCCAGAAGTTCTTCGAAGTTCAGGACGGTATCACCGAAACCAACCATGGCGTTCTTGACTATATGGTCATCTCGTCGGTCGACTTCCTCGACAGCCTTGATCCGGCCGTTCGTGACCAGCTCCTGAACATCTTCAACGAAGTCACTGCAGAGCGTAACGCTGCCGTGGCTCAGGTTGACGCCGATGCACGTCAGGCCATCCTCGATGCTGGCGGCGTGATCCGCGAGCTGGACGACGCAACCCGCGCTCAGTGGCTCGACGCCATGTCGCCGGTCTGGAGCCGTTTCGCCGAAGAAGTAGGCCAGGACAACATCGACGCAGCGCTGGCTATCAACGACAGCATGTAATCCTTTCACGGACGTCGAAAAGCGTGGCCCGGCGGCATTCTCTGCCGGGCCATTTCATACCTAATACGCTGTTTGAGCGAGGGGACCATGAGCGCATCGTGGAAATATGAACCGAAGACGAAACTGGGACGCTTCGTCCATGAGTTCGAAGAAAATGCTATTGCCCTGATGCTGGGCCTTATGACGGCACTGACATTCATCAACGTCATTCGCCGCTATGTCTTCAACGCCAGCCTGATTTGGAGCCTCGAGGTCGTTCTCGTGCTGTTCGCTTGGTTGGTGCTTTTCGGGATTGCCTACGGTTTCAAGGTCACTGCACACCTTGGCGTCGACGCGGTCACTAACCTTCTTTCGCACCGTGGCCGCCGTATAGCGGGCCTGCTGTCCGCAGCGATCTGCCTTTTCTATGCAGTTTTGCTTTTGAAAGGCGCATGGGACTACTGGGCCCCATTTGCCGAGCTCAAGCCGACGACAGGCCGCTGGTTCCCCACGGGGATCGACTGGGGCGCACGGGGCACCTCCTATTTTGAAACGGACCAGATCCCTATGCCGGGCTTTCTTAAGTGGCTCGAGGACGCGATCAACTACGGCGAGACCTACTCCAAGATGCCGCGGGTCGTTCCCTATGTGATCCTGCCGATTTCCGCGCTCCTGATTTTGGTGCGCATCGTGCAGGCCACTCTGCGCATTATCAAAGGCGAACAGAATAGCCTGATCGTCAGCCACGAAGCAGAAGACGCGGTCGAAGAAGTTGCCGCTATGAACCGCGAGGCTTAATTCCGATGGAAGTACTTCTCCTTTTTACACTGATCGTTGGCCTGCTTCTGATCGGCGTGCCGATTGCCGTCAGCCTTGGTCTGTCGTCGATCATCTTCCTGTTGGGGTTCTCGGAAACCTCGCTGGGGTCGGTGGCACAGTCCATGTATCAGGCGATGGCCGGTCACTACACGCTTCTTGCCATCCCGTTCTTCATCCTTGCGTCGTCGTTCATGTCGACGGGCGGTGTGGCTAAACGGATCATCCGTTTCGCGATTGCCTGTGTGGGCCACCTTCAGGGCGGTCTGGCGATTGCTGGTGTTCTTGCCTGTATGATGTTCGCCGCGCTGTCGGGGTCTTCGCCTGCGACCGTGGTTGCCATCGGTTCCATCGTGATCGCCGCAATGCGTCAGGTCGGTTATACCAAGGAATTCGCGGCAGGCGTCATCTGTAACGCAGGGACCTTGGGTATTCTGATCCCGCCCTCGATCGTGATGGTTGTCTACGCCTCGGCGACGGACGTTTCGGTTGGCCGCATGTTCCTTGCAGGGGTTATTCCCGGTCTTCTGGCTGGCCTTATGCTCATGATCACCATCTATGTGATGGCCAAGCTCAAGAACATGCCCAAAGGCGAATGGCTCGGCTGGGGCGAAGTCTTCGGGGCCTTCCGCGAAGCGATCTGGGGCCTGTTCCTCATCGCGATCATCATGGGCGGCATCTACGGCCATCCGTGGATCAACTTCTCGGGCGGCGAAGAAGGCTTCATTTACTGGCGCGGCGGTGCGTTTACTCCGACCGAAGCGGCAGCCGTTGCAGCGATCTATGCCTTCTTCATTGCGACATTCGTCTATCGCGACATGGGGCCCTTGGCCACGGAGAATGGTCCGATTTCGCTGCTGCGCAAGCCGCAGGCTCTGATCACGGCCCTGTTCCACCGCGACACCCGCAACACGCTCTTTGAAGCGGGTAAGCTGACGGTCACCCTGATGTTCATCATCGCCAACGCGCTGATCCTCAAGCACGTGCTGACGGACGAACAGATCCCGCAGCACATTGCAGGCGCGATGCTCGATGCAGGCTTCGGACCCGTCATGTTCCTTATCGTTGTGAACGTGATCCTGCTCATCGGCGGCCAGTTCATGGAGCCTTCGGGTCTCATCGTGATCGTGGCTCCGCTGGTGTTCCCGATTGCGATCGAGCTTGGGATCGACCCGATCCACCTCGGTATCATCATGGTGGTGAACATGGAAATCGGGATGATCACTCCGCCCGTAGGTCTCAACCTCTTCGTGACTTCGGGCGTAGCAGGAATGCCGATGATGGCGGTCGTGCGTGCAGCACTTCCTTTCCTCGCCGTGCTCTTCGTCTTCCTGATCCTGATCACCTATGTGCCCTGGATTTCGACGGCCATTCCGAACGCCATAATGGGGCCTGAAATTATCACCAACTAGTTCTCCTCCTTGACGAGTGGTGATCGAAAGGGGCTGCGCATTGCGCGGCCCCTTTTCTGTTGGGCCGCGACACATTGGCAAAGGTTGCGTAAATCCCGACAGGTGCTAAGAACCGGACGGAATTTTAGAAACGGAATAGATGATGTCCCACCCCCATGTTCTGATCGCCGGAGGCGGTATCGGCGGTCTTGCTTTGGCGCTCACCCTTGAGCAGATCGGCGTGCCCTGCACCGTGTTCGAGAGCGTCTCCGATCTCAAACCCTTGGGCGTGGGTATCAACATTCAACCCAATGCGGTGCGCGAGCTTTTCGATCTCGGGATCACGGCAGAGGATCTCGACGGGGTCGGGATCAGCGCCAAAGAATGGGCGCTCGTAGGGCTCAACGGCAATGACATCTATGCCGAACCCCGCGGGCTCGACGCTGGCTATAACTGGCCGCAGTATGCCGTCCACCGCGGGCGCTTCCATCTCATGCTGCGCGACAAATTCGTCGAACGGGCAGGCGCGGGGGCCTTGCGTCTGGGATGCCGCGTGACGGGTTATGAAAAGACCGAGACAGGCGTCGTTGCCTTGATCGAGCGCCCGAACGGCGAAATGCTGCGCGAGGAGGGAACACTCCTCGTCGGTGCGGATGGCATCCACTCGGCGATCCGTGCCCAGATGCACCCCGACCAGCCGCCGATCCATTGGGGCGGCGCAGTCATGTGGCGCGGCACCACGCGGGCCAAGCCGATCCGCACGGGGTCCTCGTTCATCGGTCTCGGTACGCATGAACACCGCATGGTGATCTATCCCATCTCGCAGCCCGACGCCGACGGCTATGCCGATGTGAACTGGATCGCGGAAGTGACGTTCAAAGACCTCGATCAGCGCACAGGCTGGTTCAAACCCGCCAAGATCGAGGACTTCATCCATCATTTCGAGGGCTGGACCTATGAATGGCTCGACGTGCCCACACTCTTGCGTGGCGGCGATGTGGCTTACGAAAACCCGATGATCGACCGCGATCCGGTGGCGACTTGGCAGGACGGCCCTGTCGTTCTTATGGGGGATGCGGCCCATGCCATGTATCCCACAGGCTCGAACGGCGCGAGCCAAGCGATCATCGACGCGCGCACCTTGGGCGCTGCCTTCCTTGAGCACGGGGTGAACACAGCTGCGCTCGCCGATTACGACACCGCGCTCTGCGGACCCGTGTCCGAGTTGATTTTGCGAAATCGCGGGGCAGGGCCGTTTGGTCTGTTGAACATGGTCGACGAACGGTGCGGCGGCACCTTTGACAACATCGACGATGTGATCCCCGAGGCCGAGCGCAGCGAATTCATGGCGAAATACAAATCCGCCGCCGGTTTTGCCAAGGACAAGCTCAACGACGCGCCCCGCACCATCCCCGAGGGCGCCAAAGTCGCGCTCTGATGCAAAAGGGGGCGTCGCCGCCCCCTCACACCTCAGGCGTTTTCAAGCGCCGTGATGATCGGCCCGAAGTCAGCCGCTTTGAGAGACGCACCCCCGACGAGCGCACCGTCCACATCCTCGACCGCGAAAATCTCGGTGGCGTTCGAAGGTTTGACCGATCCGCCATAAAGAACGCGCATACCTTGGCCTTCCTCGCCGAAGCGGGTGACAAGCAGGGTGCGGATATGGGCGTGAACTTCTGCGATCTGCTCAAGGGTCGGAATCTTGCCCGTGCCGATGGCCCAGACGGGTTCATAGGCGATCACCGTATTCGCCGCAGTCGCAGTCGCGGGCACCGACCCCGAAAGCTGGGTTTCCACAACGCCGAGAGTTGCGCCGCTTTCGCGTTCGTCCAGCGTTTCTCCGATGCAGATCACGGCAATAAGCCCGCCCGAAATCGCGGCCTCGCTCTTGGCATGGACGATGGCATCGGTTTCACCGTGATCGGCGCGGCGCTCGGAATGGCCGAGGATGACATAGGTTGCGCCCGCATCCTTGAGCATCGCGGCCGAGATATCGCCCGTGTGAGCCCCTTTGCCGTTCATGTGGCAATCCTGACCGCCCGTCGCAATTGCGCTGTCTTTGGTGATGTCGCTCATGCGCGACAGAAGCGTGGCAGGCGGGCAAAG encodes:
- the tpiA gene encoding triose-phosphate isomerase, with the protein product MRRKLAAGNWKMNGTAADLTEVKALIAANPTPTVDLLLCPPATLLSRMSDITKDSAIATGGQDCHMNGKGAHTGDISAAMLKDAGATYVILGHSERRADHGETDAIVHAKSEAAISGGLIAVICIGETLDERESGATLGVVETQLSGSVPATATAANTVIAYEPVWAIGTGKIPTLEQIAEVHAHIRTLLVTRFGEEGQGMRVLYGGSVKPSNATEIFAVEDVDGALVGGASLKAADFGPIITALENA
- a CDS encoding TRAP transporter large permease produces the protein MEVLLLFTLIVGLLLIGVPIAVSLGLSSIIFLLGFSETSLGSVAQSMYQAMAGHYTLLAIPFFILASSFMSTGGVAKRIIRFAIACVGHLQGGLAIAGVLACMMFAALSGSSPATVVAIGSIVIAAMRQVGYTKEFAAGVICNAGTLGILIPPSIVMVVYASATDVSVGRMFLAGVIPGLLAGLMLMITIYVMAKLKNMPKGEWLGWGEVFGAFREAIWGLFLIAIIMGGIYGHPWINFSGGEEGFIYWRGGAFTPTEAAAVAAIYAFFIATFVYRDMGPLATENGPISLLRKPQALITALFHRDTRNTLFEAGKLTVTLMFIIANALILKHVLTDEQIPQHIAGAMLDAGFGPVMFLIVVNVILLIGGQFMEPSGLIVIVAPLVFPIAIELGIDPIHLGIIMVVNMEIGMITPPVGLNLFVTSGVAGMPMMAVVRAALPFLAVLFVFLILITYVPWISTAIPNAIMGPEIITN
- a CDS encoding sigma-54 dependent transcriptional regulator, which codes for MTRKVLMVDDDREVREALGQTLELADLDPILAGSFVEAKDHIVAGFDGIIVTDIRMPGRDGFHLLSYTHSVDPELPVILLTGEGDIPMAVKGISSGAFGFLEKPCAPKDFLAVVEKALRTRALVQENRRLKREAETGDAAARMLRGRSELSRKMRSDARAVARTSADVLITGEPGVGTAKMAEVVHFLSAGSNAPFLKFSASTFGGETMDRAFEAAIGGSLFLDEVARMTPSAQFSLLEAMERPSRPRVIAGTYADLGQEVKEGRFSPDLFYILQAATIRIPPLRERPEDIPELFKHYVDIACEQSDLPTPEITPEVLSRLMAQDWPGNARSLMNAAMRFAMGLSEIGDQQPEELGLAEQMAQVERSLLIAALQRHGGNATEAARGLKLPRKTFYDKLVRHGIKAEIYRD
- a CDS encoding TRAP transporter small permease; this encodes MSASWKYEPKTKLGRFVHEFEENAIALMLGLMTALTFINVIRRYVFNASLIWSLEVVLVLFAWLVLFGIAYGFKVTAHLGVDAVTNLLSHRGRRIAGLLSAAICLFYAVLLLKGAWDYWAPFAELKPTTGRWFPTGIDWGARGTSYFETDQIPMPGFLKWLEDAINYGETYSKMPRVVPYVILPISALLILVRIVQATLRIIKGEQNSLIVSHEAEDAVEEVAAMNREA
- a CDS encoding ATP-binding protein; translation: MKRYLVQRLVVILLFLSAVAVGSRAVWNYGFDSALDQLASRGRSDLALAGDRLTSELQSSRELAVFVAAHPMVKGLLYGSQTREATNRVLQEIADKAGLMDLVVVTPDGETLAHARELPPEDHASREDFVRAMDGALGVSHAMSKLYGRRIFRFAAPVFGAQGPVLGAVVAITDVEAVEAAWRGDRPTVFFTDEYGVIFVSNRSELLFRAREGTSSDQVPSDVYETVRVTPFVDYVRQDRAGYDLWGVDGGRYLPSQALHFEKLLPTIGLRVEALLDVAPARQLAFLQAAITAALCLAFGALLFLATERRRTLSRLNQSLEARVERRTEELQAANESLRREVAERIAAEARLKQMQAELVQAGKLSALGQMSAGISHELNQPLMAIRSFAENAETFLERGKVDVAAQNLGRISELARRMGRIIRNLRAFAKQEDEPLTDVDVNGVIEACFEIIASKAQHEGVALFWEAQAGLPKVRAGEVRLQQVVLNLISNAIDAMEGLGDKRVEVMTQDLGKRVAVSVRDHGPGIAEPEKIFDPFYSTKKIGAAEGMGLGLSISYGLVQSFGGAIQGRNHPEGGAVFTIELTASQMQENA
- a CDS encoding flavin-dependent oxidoreductase — encoded protein: MSHPHVLIAGGGIGGLALALTLEQIGVPCTVFESVSDLKPLGVGINIQPNAVRELFDLGITAEDLDGVGISAKEWALVGLNGNDIYAEPRGLDAGYNWPQYAVHRGRFHLMLRDKFVERAGAGALRLGCRVTGYEKTETGVVALIERPNGEMLREEGTLLVGADGIHSAIRAQMHPDQPPIHWGGAVMWRGTTRAKPIRTGSSFIGLGTHEHRMVIYPISQPDADGYADVNWIAEVTFKDLDQRTGWFKPAKIEDFIHHFEGWTYEWLDVPTLLRGGDVAYENPMIDRDPVATWQDGPVVLMGDAAHAMYPTGSNGASQAIIDARTLGAAFLEHGVNTAALADYDTALCGPVSELILRNRGAGPFGLLNMVDERCGGTFDNIDDVIPEAERSEFMAKYKSAAGFAKDKLNDAPRTIPEGAKVAL
- a CDS encoding DctP family TRAP transporter solute-binding subunit — encoded protein: MKFFKLAASAAALAVAASGAFADTAGCDEGEIVVKFSHVTNSDKHPKGIAANLLMERVNAEMDGTMCMEVFPNSTLYTDEQVIEAMLRGDVQMAAPSLSLFESITKSFRLFDLPFLFKSIEAVDAFQASETGMAMLDSMQRRGVQGLGYWHNGMKQMSANKPLITPADAAGLKFRVQPSDVLVAQMEALGASPQPMAFSEVYGALQTGVVDGQENTWSNIYGQKFFEVQDGITETNHGVLDYMVISSVDFLDSLDPAVRDQLLNIFNEVTAERNAAVAQVDADARQAILDAGGVIRELDDATRAQWLDAMSPVWSRFAEEVGQDNIDAALAINDSM